From the Microbacterium profundi genome, the window GCTCACTCTCGCGCTGTGCGTGGTGACCGCCATCGTGGGCGGTCGCCGCCCCATGCATGCGGCGCCTCGAAGCTGAATCCGGGCAGGGCCGGCGCTGCCGTGGCGACCGAGCGTCCGCTGATCGTGAACTGCTGGCTGTGAATGGCGGGATCGATCTCGCGTTCCGGTTGCGGCTCATCGCGGCGCGGCATCCCGAGCAGCTCCGCGGCCACCCGCCGCAGCGAGGTGGAGATGTGCCACGTGCCGCCCTCGCGCTCTCGTCGCGCCAGTGTCTCGCAGATCGCCGCGGCCAGCAGGTAGCCGGCGCTGTGATCGAGGGCCTGTGCGGGAAGCGCTCCAGGCCGCTCGCCGTCCGGGGATTCGATCATCGCGATCCCGGACTCCGCCTGCACCAATGAGTCGAATCCGGCGCGGTCGGGGTGGTCAAGGCCCCAGGCACTCAGCTGCGCGATGATCAGGCCGGGATGCAGTTTGGCGAGAACCGCGGGAGAGAGGCCGAGGCGTTCGAGCGCGGCAGGGCGGTAGCCGAGCACGACGACATCGGCTTTCGAGAGCAGCGCGGGCATCTGCGGCGATCGAGCATCCAGCAGAGTGCTGCGCTTGCCGTGCCCGGTGTCGAAGTGCTGCCACTCCGGTTCGGGAAGATTCGGAGGATCGATACGCAGCACGTCGGCGCCGAGGAGAGCGAGTGTGCGGGTGCAGACCGGGCCGGCGATCACGCGTGTCAGGTCGAGCACGCGGATGCCGCGCAACGGCGCAGCCC encodes:
- a CDS encoding CoA transferase, with the translated sequence MNASSPLPSRLATADLALASVRSVMRAVDTSGKVDPVRIAMAFRSDRLLRVDGEAPSVWSPFSGFWRAGDGWLRTHGNYPHHARALCRGLGMSAETGADELHSLFAAAAVQDSVDRIVAAGGLAVAVRRENPDHDAVLRERPLVEVTRIGGGEPSKPQASRDRAAPLRGIRVLDLTRVIAGPVCTRTLALLGADVLRIDPPNLPEPEWQHFDTGHGKRSTLLDARSPQMPALLSKADVVVLGYRPAALERLGLSPAVLAKLHPGLIIAQLSAWGLDHPDRAGFDSLVQAESGIAMIESPDGERPGALPAQALDHSAGYLLAAAICETLARREREGGTWHISTSLRRVAAELLGMPRRDEPQPEREIDPAIHSQQFTISGRSVATAAPALPGFSFEAPHAWGGDRPRWRSPRTARE